The genomic DNA TGATAAACCTTCAGATATAATAATTAAGCAAATCCGTGAATTGATCAATTCAGGAACATTAAAAGCGGGAGATGTCTTGCCGCCTGAACGTAAATTGAGTGAATCTTTTGGCGTAGGGCGCGGTCATGTTCGTGAGGCCATAAAAAAGCTGGAGTTTTACGGCATTTTAAAAACGCAGCCACAAAGTGGAACCGTAGTTGCTGGCATGGGAATTACTGCCATGCAAGGGTTGATTTCCAACATTCTGGATCTTGAAGGGCACGACTTCTACTCTTTGGTAGAAACCAGAACTTTCCTTGAGGTAGAAGCTACAGGGCTTGCTGCTGCGCGTCGTACGCAAGAAGATTTGGCGCATATTGAGGCGGCCATGTTGGCTTATGAAAAGGCGGTGAAGGAAAATCAAACTGGTTTGGATTCCGATTTCATGTTCCATTTGGCGATTGCTGATGCCGCACAGAATTCTTCTTTGAAATCTTTGCTCATGGTGATTATGCCAGATATCCTTGAATATTTCAGTAAAGAAGAAGTGTGTACAGCTTCCACAAAAGCAGATGCGGTAGAAGTTCACCGCAAGATTTTTGATTTTATTGTGGCGCAAGATGTTGAAGGGGCAAAAGAAGCCATGCTTGAACATTTGAAGCCTGTATTGGAGCAGTCAAAATTACGCTCTTTATAATTAACAGCCCTTTTTGAAATTGAAAAGGGCGGAAAATCATGCACAGGATATGCTAAGCGTATTTTGTGCATGATTTTTTTTGTCCCTTATGGTGTAGAACACGAAAGCGGTCGCTATTTTTAAGTGGCGGAAGTTTTGCCCTGAAAAATACGATTCGGGAGGCTTTCAGTCCATTTTCAGGATTTGAATTTGCAAGAATATGCCCTGAATAGGAGGGTTTACAGCACTTCAAAATCTTTCTTACCTTAAATTCAAAGGATGAAATATAAAGTGATTGGCATGATGTCGGGCACAAGTCTCGACGGTTTGGATTTGTGTTATGTCCATCTTTCAGTAGATGAAAATGGACGGTGGCAGTTCGAACTTCAGTGTTCAGAAAGCATTCCTTATTCTGCCGAATGGCGGTTGAAGCTCTCGGCAGTGGAAGCAGGCAATGCTTTGGGCTATGCCCTGCTGGATGTCGCATTGGGGCGTTATTTTGGCGAGCAAGTCAAGGCCTTTATCAGTAAACACCAATTGCAGGTGGATTTTATTGCCAGCCATGGGCATACCGTTTTTCATCAGCCTTCAGCGCATTACCTCACCACACAACTCGGCCATGGTGCTCAGATAAATGCTGTTTCGGGCGTGCCTGTTTTCTGCGATTTCCGCACCGCAGATGTTGCCCTTGGTGGGCAGGGCGCTCCGTTGGTTCCTATCGGCGATCGGCTGTTGTTTGCAGATTATGATTTTTGCCTGAACCTTGGTGGTATTGCGAATATATCCCTGGAAGAAGATGGCGTGCGGAAGGCTTTTGATATTGGGGTGGCCAATATGCCGCTGAATTATTTTGTAAAATCCCTCGGGCTTGATTTTGACGAGGAAGGTAAAATTGCCCGTAGTGGTCAGGTCGATCAGGCGGTTTTCGAGGCGCTGAATGCTTTGCCCTTCTTTGAGAAATTTGGGGTGAAATCGTTGGGGAAAGAATGGGTGTTTTCGGAAGTTATCCCTCGGCTGGAAACCATCGGGAAAACCAACGATCAGCTTGCAACGGCCGTGGAGCATGCTGCCTATCAGATTGGTCGGTGTCTCGGTCATTTTTCAGCAAAGCAAAAAGGTAAATGCCTGGTTACAGGTGGAGGCGCTTTCAATCAGTATTTCCTCGAAAGGATCGCCTTTTGGGCAGAAGGAACCACCCTTATTATTCCGGGGGAAGAAATTATTGAGCAAAAAGAAGCCCTGATTTTCGCTCTGCTTGGGGTGCTGAAATATAGGCATGAGGTGAATTGCCTGGCGTCGGTTACTGGTGCAAAGCAAGACCATTCCGCGGGGCAGTTGTTCGATTATCAGGGGAAACTATCCTCTTAGGAGGTTCACCCTAACAGCGTGGCGCACCATTGATTCGAGGTGAAGTTCCTGAGGTAGCAGCTTTGGCAATAGTTTGGCTCAGGTTTCAATCTTTTGAATAAAGAATGTATCTTCCATAAAAAATCAGATTTTTTATGTTGAAGTATTTTTTATTAACCGCCATGCTATGTGTAGGGCAGGTGTTTAATGCCGTTGCTGAACAACTCAGAATGGGTGTAGTAGGGATGAGCCACGGGCATATCGTATGGGTTTTGAAAACCATGGGGAAGCAGGAAGAGGTGAAATTTGTGGGTTTTGTGGAAAGCAACCGCCCTTTTGCGCGCCAACTTTGTGAAAAATATAATATTGATACAGCGCTGATTTACCCGAGCATGCAAGCCATGTATGACGCTCAAAAACCAGATGCCGTTTGCGCCTTTAATGCCCCTTCGGAACATGAGGCCGTGGTGGACTTTTTCGCGCCCAAGGGCGTGGATGTCATGGTGGAAAAACCACTGGCGACCAATTACAAATCTGCTTTGCGAATGCAGGAAAAGGCGCAGAAACATGGTATTTTGCTGTACACCAATTACGAAACTTCCTGGTATCCTTCAACCTATTTTGTGAAGGAACAGCTGGCGCAAAACCCTGAAGATGCGCCCTTCAAGTTTGTGATGAACTATGGACATCATGGGCCTGCAAAACTGAATCTCAGCAAACCTTTTCTCGAAATTTTGAACAGCCCGACCCGTAATGGCGGTGGGGCGGTGGTTGATTTTGGTTGCTATGGCGCCAATATCATGTCTTGGATGATGAATGGCCAAGCACCACTTTCGGTTTATGCCGAAACAAGAAACTATCAGCAGGAATCTTACCCTGAAGTGGATGATGATGCCCTGATTGTGCTTGATTATGGAACAGTTCAGGCCGTGATTCAGGCTTCATGGAACTGGCCAATAAACCGAAAAGAGATGATGGTTTACCGTCGCGATTCTGAACTGCACGCCGTTGATGCCCTGACGGTCAATGAGCGGGAACGTCGTCCGCGAAAAACCGAACAGCACACTTTTGAAAAAAATCAGATGATCAATCCGTTCAGCCACTTTGCGGCAGTACGACGGAAGGAGATCACGGCCGAGGAATTTGCGCTTTATAGCACCGAGAATAATGTATTGACCTGCAAGATTCTTGATATGGCGAGAAAGAGCGCCCAGGAAGGCCGAAAAATTTTATGGGAACAAGACGCGAAGCTTTAAGCGAATGCTGAAAACAATAGGTGGGGTGTTGGATCGCTTTGAACACTTTGAACATTTTGGTTCTGGGGAAATCCACCACCTCAGCGGCTATACCGTGGCTTTTATTGCGATTTGATTAGATATCTATTCATTATTTAAAATAATTGCCACACTTTTGTAGCATGAGTGTTATTGAATTCTTCGCCGTCCTGACAAGTGTCATTTACGTCATCCTTGCAGCCAAACAGAAATTATCCTGTTGGTATTTTGCGATGGCTTCCGTTTTACTGTACCTGTATATTTGCTTTGAAGCCCATCTTTTTGCAGAAACAGGCTTGCAGATTTTTTATATTGGAACCACAATTTACGGTTGGTACCACTGGAAATATGGCAATCAGGAAGCTGAAGATGCTGTTCCCGTTATTGACTGGGGGGTAAAAGAACACCTGTTTACCCTGAGTGCTGGTGCGGTGCTGGTGTACCTGATCGGCAGTTACCTGGAAACACATACCTCGGCATTTTTGCCTTATGTAGATTCCTTTACTTCGGTATTTGGTGTGATCGCCACCGTTATGGGAACCCGTAAAATCCTCAGCAACTGGCTCTACTGGACGGTCATCGACGGGATCAGTGTTTATATGTATGCCATTAAAGGGCTTGAACTGACCTCTGGATTGTTTGTATTTTACACCATCATGACCATCTACGGTTTTATTTCGTGGCGTAAAGAATACCTGAAATCGAAGGCCGAATCGGCAGAAAAAATAAGCGTAGGATTGTCATGATCAAAGTGTTGGTAACTGGGCCCGAGTCGGCAGGAAAAAGCACCCTTTGCGAGCATTTGGCGAAAACGATGCAAGGGGCGATCTGGGTGCGTGAATACGCAAGAGCTTATATCGATCAGCTTGACCGCCCTTATCAGGAGTCGGATTTGGTGAAAATCGCTCAGGGGCAAATCGCCTCCGAAGCGGAAGCAGTGGCGAGTGGGGCCGATATGGTAATTTCCGACACGGGCATGGAGGTCATGAAGGTATGGGCATTGCATAAATATCAGCGGGTGGATCCGTGGATTACCCAGGCGTTGTCCGATCGTCGGTACGACCTGGTGATTCTCTGCAAAAATGACATTCCCTGGGCGTACGACCCACAGCGGGAATACCCTGACGATGTAGACCGACAGTTTTTCATGGATTTGTACATGAAGGAGGTCAAGCAGCATTACGGCGATTTTTTGCTGGTGGAAGGGGAGCTCGAGGACAGGGTTGCCGCCGTGCAACAGGCCATTGCTGAAATTATGCAGTAAGAAAGGCTGTGCTGATCCGTTTGATGTTGAACCGCCTTGCGTCACCTGAATTGAGTAAAACAATAAAGATATAAGTTAAAATTATCACCTGAGGTTATTTTTTCAGCTTCCTTGTTCTATATTTGTGCCAACAATTAACAGGGGTGCCTTAAAAATAACGGGCTGAGATCATACCCTTCTTCAATGAAGAATACCTGAACAGGATAATGCCTGCGTAGGAAGTAGAGGTCAATCGCTTTGCGATATTTGGACGGTGCGCCCCGCCAAAATCAATCTTATGAACAAACAATTACTGTTACTTTTGACCCTTTTTATGGGTTTGCAATGGGGCGCCAATGCACAGATTTTATTCAAGGGCAAAGTGCTCGATAAGGATCAACAGGCACTTATCGGTGCAAGTGTACGCGTGGATGGCCCACAGCAGGCAGGGCAGGCCACCGATCTTAATGGGCAATTTAGCCTGAGCCTTCAACCTGGGGATTATGCGGTAACCCTTTCTTTTATAGGCTATAAAGATCAGCAACTGAAGCTTTCGCTAAAGGAAAATACCGAAAAGAACTTTACACTGGAATCCACTTCTAAAGCCTTGGAAGGGATTATTGTGCGTGGGTCTCGGGCGACAAACACCACCCCAACCACCTTTGCGGAGATTGAAAAGAAAACCCTTGAGCATGCCAATTTAGGACAGGATCTCACCTACCTGATGGGCATGAGCCCTTCGGCAGTGGTGACTTCCGATGCAGGGGCTGGCGTAGGTTATACTTCCATGCGTATCCGTGGAAATGATCAGTCCAAAATCAATGTAACGGTCAATGGTATCCCTTTAAATGATGCGGAATCGCAGGGCGTATTCTGGGTTAACATGCCCGACTTTGCTTCTTCGGTACAGAGCATTCAAATTCAGCGTGGGGTAGGTACTTCTTCCAATGGAGGGGCTGCTTTCGGTGCGTCGGTCAATATTCAGACCGATGAATCCAACGATGAACCTTACGGTGAAATCAATAACAGCTTTGGGTCTTTCAATACCCTGAAAAATACCATCAAGCTGGGAACGGGGTTGATCAACAATCGCTTTAAGCTCGATATGCGTTTGTCGAATTTGAAATCTGATGGCTATATCGACCGCGCAAGTTCTGATTTGCAGTCGTACTTTGTTCAGGGAACATATAACTACAATCACCATTTGCTGAAATTTATTACTTTTTCAGGAAAGGAAAGAACCTACCAGGCTTGGTATGGCGTGGATCAGGAAACGCTGGAAAATGACCGTACCTTCAACCCAGCGGGTGCGTTGTATGATGAAAACTGGAATGTTACCGGTTTTTATGATGACCAAACCGACAACTACCAGCAAACACACTATCAATTGCATTATGCCTATGATGGCAACCGATTAGGATTTAATACCGCACTGCACTACACCAAAGGGCAGGGGTATTATCAAGAGTATAACCAAAATCAGGATTATGCGGAGTATGGGCTGACGGCTCCTGCAGGGGAAACTACGGACATTATTACCCGAAAATGGCTGGACAATGATTTCTACGGTGTGGTGTTTAACCTCCATTATCAGGCCAACAATCAATTAAACCTGACCCTCGGTGGAGGAGCAAACCGTTATGAAGGCTTGCACTTTGGCGAGCTACACTGGATGCAAAATACACAGGGAGCCAGTCCCGATCAGCGTTATTATGACAACAAGGCGGTAAAAGATGATGCCAATATTTTCCTGAAGGCAGACTATCAGGCGACTACGAAATTATCTTTGTTTGGCGATGTGCAATACCGATACATCAATTACTCCTACTATGGATTATTCAAAGATGCCAGCTCGACCATCGAGGGGCAGCATGTCTTCAATTTTGTGAACCCTAAGGTAGGGGCGACCTATCAGGTTAATGCAGACTTACAGGCTTACGCTTCCTTTGCCATTTCTAACCGTGAGCCATTGCGTGATGATTTTCTCGAAGGAGATTCTTCGGAAACACCTGAGGCAGAAAGCCTGCAAAACCTTGAGATGGGTGTTCGTTTCCGTGAAGGGATTTTTCAGGGGGAAGCAAATTATTACTATATGAACTACATCAATCAGTTTGTCTTGACGGGCGAGCAAAATGATGTGGGTGCATTTATCCGTACTAACTCAGGAAGCAGCTACCGTTCGGGTATCGAACTGACGGGGAAACTTACCCCAGCGGATTGGTTCAACTGGGAGTTGGCGATGACATTCTCGGAGAACAAAAACCGTGACTATCAGCAATCGGAACAAAATGAAAATGAGGAAACAGTTTTGGTGAATTATGGTAAAACGACGACCTCTTTCTCGCCTGCGACCATTATCAATTCTCAGTTAGTATTTACGCCTGTATCAGGTTTCCGTATTGGCTGGATCACCCAGTTTGTTGGCAAGCAGTATTTGACCAATACAGAAAATGAGGCGCTGACTCTTGATGCTTATTTGTTGAATAACCTTCAGACCTCTTACACTTTCAAGCCAGCATGGATGCGCGAAGTAACGCTTCGGGCTAATATAAATAATATTTTCAATGCGGAGTATGTAGCCAATGGGGCTGTCTGGGGTACTACGGCGTACTATTACCCTCAGGCAACGGCCAACTATATGTTAGGGCTTGACCTGAAATTTTAAGCAGGGGATTTCAATACACCCTCAATGGCAATGGGGGAGATCGTCCCACAAATTCCGTTACTCTGTGGACAACAGGGTCGCAGAAATGTATGGCAAATCTCTTCGCCAGCGCTAACGCAAAGGGCGGTGGACAACTCTTTTATTCGAGTTGATCCACCGCCCTTTTTTATTCAAATTTATGTATTGATCACGGGATTGCTCTCCTCAGTATTTATTCGCTCAGCTTACAAACCGCAAGAGCAATGGCCGTGGGTTTCGCTGTTTTCATGTGGGAGGTCAAGGCCTTCAGGCTGCTGTTGTTCCCAGTAAAATGGCGCCCGCTGTTTGGGGTGAAGGCCAATTTCGTGCATGGTTTTGGCATCGTAAAGTCGCCCGTTGATCATGACTTTTTCCACCTTTTCACTGTTGCGGATGTTCTCCAGCGGGTTGGCGGAAAGGATGATCAGGTCGGCGAGCTTCCCTTTTTCAAGCGAGCCAATATCGTCGTCGAGGCCAAGGTAATGCGCAGGCTGAATGGTCGCACTTTTGATGGCTTCCAAATTACTCATGCCCCCTTGCTGAAGCATCCACATTTCCCAATGGGCACCAATACCCTGAATCTGTCCGTGGGCACCCATATTCACTTTTACGCCTGCTTCCTGAAGTTTATGGGCACTTTCGGAGGTCAGAATATAGCCGTGATCATAATCCTCCTGCGGCGCCATTGTTCGGTGGATCGCCCGTGGGTCAATCACCGATCTTGGCGTGAAAGTCATCAGGTGCTCGTTCTTCCATACCTCACTTTCCTGATACCAGTAATACTCCCCATTAAGCCCGCCGTAATTGACAATCAGTGTAGGGGTATAGCCCACTTCGGTGTTTTTCCAAAACTCGATCACATCCTTATAAAGTGGAGCCACAGGGATATTGTGCTCAATGCCCGTATGTCCATCCATCACCATGGTCATGTTATGGAAAAAAGTCGAACCACCCTCAGGCACTACCATTATCTCCATTTCTTCAGCGGCCTTCAACACCATTTGCCTTTGCTCACGGCGCGGCTGATTGTAACTTTTTACCGAAGTTGCCCCCCATGCTTTACTCCTTTTGATGGCAAATCGGGCGTCGTCAAGGTTTTGAATATGTGCCTTGAAATCGCCATCGGCACCATAAAGGATGTTGCCCGTGGAGTACACCCGTGGGCCTACCATTTCTCCAGCGCGCACCATTTCCGCCTGATTGAAAATCATTTCTGAATTGGCGGAGGGGTCGTGTGCTGTGGTTACGCCAAAAGCGAGATTGGTATAATATGGCCAGTTTTGCTGTGCACTCATCCCGAGTCTGAATGAACCAAGGTGCGCATGGGCATCGACCATTCCTGCCATCACTGTTTTGCCTGCAAGGTCGATCGTTTCTGTACCTTCAGGAATCTCAATATCGGCACCAATAGCCGTAATGTGGTTATTTTCAACAAGAATATGACCCTTCTCAATCACCTCATCCTGCTGGTTACCTGTGATAATCCGCGCATTGGTCAGTGCGAGTTTACCTTTGGGTAAGTCGCTGTTGATTTTCAGGTCAATCTGTCGCCCTGTTTTTACAGGCTCAGGCAGGGAATCTGGCGCAGCCGCCACAAAAGTGAAGCAGTCTTTCAGTGCGACTTCGTAAACCGTTTCGCCCAATGTCCATTTCAGTTGCTGACCATCGGCACTCCAATGCAAGTTGTACCCAGCATCTTTTGCCACCTGTCGGATCGGCATATATTTATTGGTTGCAGAAAGTTCCTGAGGTTGCCCCGTTTGTGGGAAAGGGGCAATATAGACCTTGTACAGCTCCGTAAATGCGATATATTTATTGTCGGGACTCGGCACAAAAGTGTTGGTGTATTTTGATGTGAAGTGCGTTTTTTTGTCCAGCCCTTCAAGGTTTACACTGTGATACGCCTTCTTCAGGGCACCAAAATAATAGCCCCCTGTCTGATAGAATACCCGCGTTCCTGTGGCATCGAACCGTGCAAATGCACCTTCTTTACTGATGCGTTTTGCTGTTCCACCAGTCGAGGGCATCAGGTAAATTCCTGCCTCGGTGGTGTAGGCGGCACCTTGCTGATTGTTCCCCGCTTCTTTACGGAAAACAAGCATTTTCCCATCGGGGCTGAACTGCGGTTCACGGTACATTCCCTTCGGGAGATCAAAGGCTGTTTTTTGGCGCTTTTTCAGGTCATATTTCCATATTTTTCCTTTTTCAGCATCCGACCAGCTGACATACACGAGGTATCTGCCATCGGGAGAAACCTGCGGCTCATATTCAAAATGGTGCTGGTCATTAAAAAGTCTTTGGGCTTTTCCGCCTTCAGCATTTTGCTCGTATAAATGGCCCACGGCATGGAAGTATATTTTTTTTCCATCGGGGCTGGTGGTTAAATGGCGAATGGCTTTGGCCGTGAATTGTTCAGGAGCCACCTGATGCTTAAAGCGTAAGGCAGTGGCGACCTGTTGTTCAATTTCTGCTTCAAAAGGAATGATGACCGACTGCCCAGTTTGGGTGTTTACCCGATGCAGTTTTCCTTCTCCGTAGATGATGATGTCCTGATCGTCGGGGGTCCAGTTGTAGCCCGTGAATGGACCGAAGATCGCCCATGCTTCCGACTGATCTTTGGTCAGTTTACGGAAAACAGGGCGTGATAATCCCGTTTTCAAATCAAAAATATACAGCACGCTTTCATTACGAACCCTGCGGATATATGCCAGCTGATCGCCTTTTCGGTTCAGCTGCGGGCGCATGGCTCCACCGTTGGTATGAATGACCGTTTCCGTTTTTCCTTCCTGTCGGTCATATCTTTTAATGGCGTAAATGACTTTGTTGGGATCCTTGTTGTATTGGAAATACCCCCCTTCGTACATATCCTCTACATAGTAAACATAGCGCCCATCAGGACTGACCATCGGCTCGTTAATGTCCTGCTGTTCATTTTTTGCAGGAACCAGTTCCGTGCCGCTTCCACCGCCAATATGGTACATCCAGATCGCGCCTGCACCCAGGGAACGGGTATGGGTAAAGTGCTTTCGTGCAACCAGGTACTGGCCGTCGGGGGTCCAGTTGGCATTGTTGAGCAGTCGAAAATCTTCCTTGGTAATTTGCGTAGCCTGCCCATCAGCAAGGCGGAGGGTCCAGATATTGTCGCCACCACCGAGGTCGGACGTGAAGGAAATATACTGACCGTCGGGGGAGAATCTTGGCTGACATTCCCATGCCATACCACCACGTAATTTTTTGGCTTTTCCCCCACCAATCGGCATGGTGTAAATATCTCCCAGCAAGTCAAAAACCAGTGTCTGGCCATCAGGAGAAACATCCACACTCATCCAGGTGCCCTCGTTGGTGGTAAACTTAACGGTCTTTAGCGACCGCTGCGGGTCATTGATGTCCCATTTTTCTGTATCCTGCGCACCCGCAAAGGATGCACTAAAGAGCAGGATCAGCCCTAAAAAAATATGCTTCATAATCGATTGATGTTTTCAGGTACCTGCACAGATACCCGTTTTAAATATCAGTAATAATTATCGATCAGAAAAGAAGAACATTGTGAATGTCCGTTTTGAGCATTTGAATGGTCATCGGTTCAGGGAAATGGTGCAGCAGCCTTATTTCTGATGCTGCTGATGTGCTTCCCGTTTGTGTTTTGAAGGTTTTTTATGCGCTTTCTTCCGCTTGTGTTTCGTGATGTCGATACCTGTAAAAGTAGGCGCCAAGCCACTGAAGATGGTTTTTACGGTATAGGCAATGATGGATTTATTGAACTGACGCTCGTAATACAAGGGGTAGTTACGATGCTCCTTTTTGCGGTAATTGTGGTTCTTGAGCAGCAGGTGGTTGGCAAGCCAGGAGCCTGCTTTTTTACCGAAATTTTGCGACTCAGTATTCGGGTTCACCAGTTTTATTTTCAGGTCTTTATAATAGAGGCCCATATTGCCACGACCGATATTTCTGCCCAGTTCGAGGTGAATGGTGGAGGCGATGACTTCCCCTTTGGGAAATTCCACCCCGAGGGCGGGGGAGCAAAAGGCGTCAAAAATTTTAATCGGAAAACCACCGACTTTGATGTCTGCGGTCATTAATAATTGCTCGGGCTGATAGGGCATTGAAAAAGACATTTGTAGCGGGGCAATCTGGTAGAATTTTGTACTGAATTCCCCTTTGAGCGAGGCGGTTTGCGCGGGATTGGCCAAGCCGTACAAGGTCATGTTTACCGCATCAAGATCGACGTTGCCATAGTGGTCCGATTTGGGATCTTTTTCCAGGTAATCAATCTTACTGTGGGCCACTTTCAGGGTGTCCAAAATAAATTGAAATTCTGAGCGTGCCAGTGCTTTCAGCGGGCTGACTTTCGTGCGTTTGTTTTCCGGGAAATTTTTATCGCGCTTCAGGGTCAGGTGGGCAGAGTCGATTTCCATCAGTCCCAAATGCAAAAGGGATGAAGAAAGAAAGGCATCGAAATCCAAATATTTTCCAGTGGCATGTGCCACGTGAACATTAAGCTGATCGGTTTGGTGGCCGAGCAGGCGACTTCTCTCCTGCACGGAAATGGTGGAGGAAAGCTGAAGGGAGTCCAGCTGGAAATTCGTGCCTTCGCTGTTCAGCTCAATATTTTTTGCCGTCAGCAGGTAGTTGGCTTTTTGTAGCA from Persicobacter psychrovividus includes the following:
- a CDS encoding FadR/GntR family transcriptional regulator — its product is MNFEAIKVDKPSDIIIKQIRELINSGTLKAGDVLPPERKLSESFGVGRGHVREAIKKLEFYGILKTQPQSGTVVAGMGITAMQGLISNILDLEGHDFYSLVETRTFLEVEATGLAAARRTQEDLAHIEAAMLAYEKAVKENQTGLDSDFMFHLAIADAAQNSSLKSLLMVIMPDILEYFSKEEVCTASTKADAVEVHRKIFDFIVAQDVEGAKEAMLEHLKPVLEQSKLRSL
- the pnuC gene encoding nicotinamide riboside transporter PnuC translates to MSVIEFFAVLTSVIYVILAAKQKLSCWYFAMASVLLYLYICFEAHLFAETGLQIFYIGTTIYGWYHWKYGNQEAEDAVPVIDWGVKEHLFTLSAGAVLVYLIGSYLETHTSAFLPYVDSFTSVFGVIATVMGTRKILSNWLYWTVIDGISVYMYAIKGLELTSGLFVFYTIMTIYGFISWRKEYLKSKAESAEKISVGLS
- a CDS encoding anhydro-N-acetylmuramic acid kinase, producing the protein MKYKVIGMMSGTSLDGLDLCYVHLSVDENGRWQFELQCSESIPYSAEWRLKLSAVEAGNALGYALLDVALGRYFGEQVKAFISKHQLQVDFIASHGHTVFHQPSAHYLTTQLGHGAQINAVSGVPVFCDFRTADVALGGQGAPLVPIGDRLLFADYDFCLNLGGIANISLEEDGVRKAFDIGVANMPLNYFVKSLGLDFDEEGKIARSGQVDQAVFEALNALPFFEKFGVKSLGKEWVFSEVIPRLETIGKTNDQLATAVEHAAYQIGRCLGHFSAKQKGKCLVTGGGAFNQYFLERIAFWAEGTTLIIPGEEIIEQKEALIFALLGVLKYRHEVNCLASVTGAKQDHSAGQLFDYQGKLSS
- a CDS encoding TonB-dependent receptor — translated: MNKQLLLLLTLFMGLQWGANAQILFKGKVLDKDQQALIGASVRVDGPQQAGQATDLNGQFSLSLQPGDYAVTLSFIGYKDQQLKLSLKENTEKNFTLESTSKALEGIIVRGSRATNTTPTTFAEIEKKTLEHANLGQDLTYLMGMSPSAVVTSDAGAGVGYTSMRIRGNDQSKINVTVNGIPLNDAESQGVFWVNMPDFASSVQSIQIQRGVGTSSNGGAAFGASVNIQTDESNDEPYGEINNSFGSFNTLKNTIKLGTGLINNRFKLDMRLSNLKSDGYIDRASSDLQSYFVQGTYNYNHHLLKFITFSGKERTYQAWYGVDQETLENDRTFNPAGALYDENWNVTGFYDDQTDNYQQTHYQLHYAYDGNRLGFNTALHYTKGQGYYQEYNQNQDYAEYGLTAPAGETTDIITRKWLDNDFYGVVFNLHYQANNQLNLTLGGGANRYEGLHFGELHWMQNTQGASPDQRYYDNKAVKDDANIFLKADYQATTKLSLFGDVQYRYINYSYYGLFKDASSTIEGQHVFNFVNPKVGATYQVNADLQAYASFAISNREPLRDDFLEGDSSETPEAESLQNLEMGVRFREGIFQGEANYYYMNYINQFVLTGEQNDVGAFIRTNSGSSYRSGIELTGKLTPADWFNWELAMTFSENKNRDYQQSEQNENEETVLVNYGKTTTSFSPATIINSQLVFTPVSGFRIGWITQFVGKQYLTNTENEALTLDAYLLNNLQTSYTFKPAWMREVTLRANINNIFNAEYVANGAVWGTTAYYYPQATANYMLGLDLKF
- a CDS encoding Gfo/Idh/MocA family oxidoreductase — its product is MLKYFLLTAMLCVGQVFNAVAEQLRMGVVGMSHGHIVWVLKTMGKQEEVKFVGFVESNRPFARQLCEKYNIDTALIYPSMQAMYDAQKPDAVCAFNAPSEHEAVVDFFAPKGVDVMVEKPLATNYKSALRMQEKAQKHGILLYTNYETSWYPSTYFVKEQLAQNPEDAPFKFVMNYGHHGPAKLNLSKPFLEILNSPTRNGGGAVVDFGCYGANIMSWMMNGQAPLSVYAETRNYQQESYPEVDDDALIVLDYGTVQAVIQASWNWPINRKEMMVYRRDSELHAVDALTVNERERRPRKTEQHTFEKNQMINPFSHFAAVRRKEITAEEFALYSTENNVLTCKILDMARKSAQEGRKILWEQDAKL
- a CDS encoding amidohydrolase family protein, which produces MKHIFLGLILLFSASFAGAQDTEKWDINDPQRSLKTVKFTTNEGTWMSVDVSPDGQTLVFDLLGDIYTMPIGGGKAKKLRGGMAWECQPRFSPDGQYISFTSDLGGGDNIWTLRLADGQATQITKEDFRLLNNANWTPDGQYLVARKHFTHTRSLGAGAIWMYHIGGGSGTELVPAKNEQQDINEPMVSPDGRYVYYVEDMYEGGYFQYNKDPNKVIYAIKRYDRQEGKTETVIHTNGGAMRPQLNRKGDQLAYIRRVRNESVLYIFDLKTGLSRPVFRKLTKDQSEAWAIFGPFTGYNWTPDDQDIIIYGEGKLHRVNTQTGQSVIIPFEAEIEQQVATALRFKHQVAPEQFTAKAIRHLTTSPDGKKIYFHAVGHLYEQNAEGGKAQRLFNDQHHFEYEPQVSPDGRYLVYVSWSDAEKGKIWKYDLKKRQKTAFDLPKGMYREPQFSPDGKMLVFRKEAGNNQQGAAYTTEAGIYLMPSTGGTAKRISKEGAFARFDATGTRVFYQTGGYYFGALKKAYHSVNLEGLDKKTHFTSKYTNTFVPSPDNKYIAFTELYKVYIAPFPQTGQPQELSATNKYMPIRQVAKDAGYNLHWSADGQQLKWTLGETVYEVALKDCFTFVAAAPDSLPEPVKTGRQIDLKINSDLPKGKLALTNARIITGNQQDEVIEKGHILVENNHITAIGADIEIPEGTETIDLAGKTVMAGMVDAHAHLGSFRLGMSAQQNWPYYTNLAFGVTTAHDPSANSEMIFNQAEMVRAGEMVGPRVYSTGNILYGADGDFKAHIQNLDDARFAIKRSKAWGATSVKSYNQPRREQRQMVLKAAEEMEIMVVPEGGSTFFHNMTMVMDGHTGIEHNIPVAPLYKDVIEFWKNTEVGYTPTLIVNYGGLNGEYYWYQESEVWKNEHLMTFTPRSVIDPRAIHRTMAPQEDYDHGYILTSESAHKLQEAGVKVNMGAHGQIQGIGAHWEMWMLQQGGMSNLEAIKSATIQPAHYLGLDDDIGSLEKGKLADLIILSANPLENIRNSEKVEKVMINGRLYDAKTMHEIGLHPKQRAPFYWEQQQPEGLDLPHENSETHGHCSCGL
- a CDS encoding AAA family ATPase; amino-acid sequence: MIKVLVTGPESAGKSTLCEHLAKTMQGAIWVREYARAYIDQLDRPYQESDLVKIAQGQIASEAEAVASGADMVISDTGMEVMKVWALHKYQRVDPWITQALSDRRYDLVILCKNDIPWAYDPQREYPDDVDRQFFMDLYMKEVKQHYGDFLLVEGELEDRVAAVQQAIAEIMQ